From the genome of Anaerobranca gottschalkii DSM 13577:
ATCGCTGGGGTTAGTGGCTTTCCCAAAGGCTCAATAAAAAATAGGGTAGAAGAGTTATTACATCAAGTTAAATTAACTGATGCCAAGGATCGAAGGGTCGGTGGTTATTCTAGGGGTATGAAACAGCGGTTAGGATTAGCTGTAGCCCTCTTTAACCACCCCCAATACCTCTTTTTAGATGAACCGACATCGGCATTAGATCCACAAGGCCGTTTGGAAATGGTGGAACTAATAACAGAATTAAAGGATAAAAGTATAACTGTATTTTTGTCTACCCATATTTTAAGTGATGTGGAAAGGGTTTGTGATGAAGTTTGTATTTTAGATAAAGGGGAAATACTACTGAGCAGCAGTTTAGAAGAATTACAAAAAAAATACATTCAACCGATTTTTGATATAACCTTTGAAAACGATTGTGCTAAGGTAGCAGAAGAATTAAAGAATTTGCCTTGGGTAGAAAAGGTAGTTCAGGAAAAAAGAAATTTGAGCCTTTATGCTAAAGATTTAGAAAAGGCCAAAAGGGAGCTAATTAATCAGTTAGGAAAACTAGATAACCCAGTAGTTAATTACCAAATACGGCAAGGAAATTTAGAAGATATTTTTATCAGGTTGGTGAATTACAATGACATCATTTAAGGCATATTTTAAAAAAGAGATCTTAGAATCCCTAAGACAAAGCCGTTATATTATTTTCCTAGCAGGTTTTGGAATTTGGGCTTTAGTCAATCCCTTAGGCCTTAAACTTTTGCCTCAATTTTTAGGAGACCAACTTCCTTCAGAGTTATTGGATCAGCTAATCCCTGATAGGGCAGGGGTAATTCAAAACTATATTTCTGATGTCTTTTCTTTAATTATTATGTTTGTGATTTTCCCTCTAATGGGTATTTTATCCGATGAAGTAGGGAGACAAAGACTTATGTTACCTGCCTCTAAAGGTTTATCGATACCACAGATGGTATTAGCAAAGTCTTTCCATTACAATGGAGTAATTTTTGCTGCCGTTTTTATCGGGTTTTTGGTTAACTATTATTATACTGGACTACTCTTTGGAGATGGTGGGATAACAATTTTCCATGCCTTACAATCAGCCATTTTAGTGGCTATTTACTTTATCTTTATTATTTCATTACTCCTTTTTGTCAGTAGTTTAGTTAAAAAAGGAATAATAGCGGGATTAACTGTCCTTGTTTTTAACTATTTATTACCGTTAATTTCTAGTATAGATAAAATAAAGGAATTTAGCCCTTACTATTTATTCCAACGGGCCAGTGATGTTGGCAATGTCTTTGATGAAACGATACTGCCATCCCTTTTGACAACAGGGATTATAATAATAGCTTTAAATTGGTTGGCTATCCATCGTATGCAAAATGTTGAAGTGGTATAAAAAGCACCCTTTGGTGCTTCAGACTGAAGACAAATTATAGACAAAGTCATCATCAGCTGTGGTAATTAAACAAAGATACGATTAAGTTGAGGAGATAGATTTAAGAGCTGATTAGATAAAAGGAAGAAGGGGTGAGGAACAGGACGTTCCGAAAGCTCTATTGAGCCATGGATGGCGAATTAGAGCGGTACCCTTCTTACTTTTAGATAGAAGCCTTAAATCTCGACGTAGAACTTTGTTAGAATGTTTAATTACCACAGCCTTTAAAAAATGACTTTGTCTACAAACTGAAGGGGCTGTCGGGAAATAGGCACCAAAAAAGTCAGCTTGACTCATAAGAGTTAGCTGACTTTTTTATATAAAAA
Proteins encoded in this window:
- a CDS encoding ABC transporter ATP-binding protein; translated protein: MIQVEGLVKKYGDFQVLKSINFTVKKGSVFGFLGKNGAGKSTTMNILTGLINFNSGKITFDGLNFPENKNQILKKIGYLPENPVFYDYMTGEEYLHFIAGVSGFPKGSIKNRVEELLHQVKLTDAKDRRVGGYSRGMKQRLGLAVALFNHPQYLFLDEPTSALDPQGRLEMVELITELKDKSITVFLSTHILSDVERVCDEVCILDKGEILLSSSLEELQKKYIQPIFDITFENDCAKVAEELKNLPWVEKVVQEKRNLSLYAKDLEKAKRELINQLGKLDNPVVNYQIRQGNLEDIFIRLVNYNDII